The Clostridium chauvoei genome has a window encoding:
- a CDS encoding GntP family permease, whose translation MEITVTALGAIVALVIAITLIIKKVHPAYGLIIGALIGGLVGGAGLTGSVNLMMNGAKGMIPAILRILTAGVLAGVLIESGAAAKIAETIVSKIGESKALIALTIATMVLTSVGVFVDVAVITVAPIALAIAYKSNLSKSAILLAMVGGGKAGNIMSPNPNTIAAADNLGVSLTSVMIAGAIPAIFGVIVTCIIAKRLKDKGTFVGSDENTKEIENMPSFLSAIVGPLTAIILLMLRPTLGISIDPLIALPVGGLCGIIAMGKIKYINEYATYGLGKMSGVAILLIGTGTLAGIISNSGLKDVIIQGINTLGLPNFALAPVSGILMSAATASTTSGTAVATSVFGATITGMGVSSLATAAMIHVGATVLDHLPHGSFFHATGGSINMGMKERLKLIPYESLVGLTMTIVSVIIFGFIL comes from the coding sequence ATGGAAATTACTGTTACAGCATTAGGAGCAATAGTAGCATTAGTTATTGCTATTACTTTAATAATTAAAAAAGTACATCCAGCATATGGCTTGATAATTGGAGCACTAATTGGGGGATTAGTTGGTGGAGCTGGATTAACAGGTAGTGTTAACTTAATGATGAACGGGGCAAAGGGAATGATACCTGCTATATTAAGAATACTTACAGCAGGAGTTTTAGCAGGAGTGCTTATTGAATCAGGAGCAGCAGCTAAAATTGCAGAAACTATAGTAAGTAAAATTGGAGAATCTAAAGCTTTAATAGCATTAACAATAGCAACAATGGTTTTAACATCAGTTGGAGTTTTTGTAGATGTAGCTGTAATAACAGTTGCACCTATAGCATTAGCAATAGCATATAAATCAAATCTTAGTAAATCAGCAATACTTTTAGCAATGGTTGGAGGGGGAAAGGCTGGAAACATAATGTCACCTAACCCAAATACTATTGCAGCTGCAGATAATTTAGGTGTTTCATTAACAAGTGTAATGATAGCAGGAGCAATACCAGCTATATTTGGAGTTATTGTAACGTGTATAATAGCAAAACGTCTTAAAGATAAAGGAACTTTTGTAGGAAGTGATGAAAATACTAAGGAAATAGAAAATATGCCAAGTTTTCTTTCTGCTATAGTAGGACCTTTAACAGCAATAATATTATTAATGTTAAGACCAACTTTAGGTATTAGTATAGATCCTTTAATAGCTCTTCCAGTTGGAGGATTATGTGGGATAATAGCAATGGGAAAAATTAAATATATTAATGAATATGCAACATATGGTTTAGGGAAAATGAGCGGAGTTGCTATATTATTAATAGGTACAGGAACTTTGGCAGGAATAATATCTAATTCAGGTTTAAAAGATGTAATAATACAAGGAATAAATACATTAGGTTTACCAAACTTTGCATTAGCGCCAGTATCAGGAATACTTATGTCTGCTGCAACAGCATCAACAACATCAGGTACAGCTGTAGCGACTTCAGTGTTTGGAGCTACTATAACTGGTATGGGAGTATCTTCATTAGCAACAGCAGCAATGATCCATGTTGGAGCAACAGTTTTAGACCACTTACCTCATGGAAGTTTCTTTCATGCAACAGGTGGTAGCATAAACATGGGAATGAAAGAAAGATTAAAACTTATACCATATGAATCATTAGTTGGATTAACAATGACTATTGTTTCAGTTATAATATTTGGATTTATATTATAA
- a CDS encoding glycerate kinase has translation MKFILAPDSFKESMSSKEACDAMELGIKKVIKDAECIKVPMADGGEGTVEALVEATKGTIHKVKVTAPLGNEIEAIFGVLGNKTTAVIEMASASGIHLVKREERNPLITTTYGTGEIIKKALDLGVKHIVIGIGGSATNDGGAGMIQALGGKILDNSGNEIGFGGGELSKVEKIDLTNLDKRLKDVTIEVACDVTNPLIGDTGASAIFGPQKGATEEMVKILDNNLSNFAKVIKKDLGKDVASVEGAGAAGGLGAALLAFLDAKLEKGIELVIKHTELKEKVKGATFVFTGEGAIDSQTIYGKTPMGVAKTAKEEGVKTIAFAGKVSEGVENLYPIGIEAIFSIMQGVSTLDEALRDGKENLAKTVENVVRLINVK, from the coding sequence ATGAAATTTATATTAGCACCAGATTCCTTTAAGGAGAGTATGTCATCAAAAGAAGCTTGTGATGCTATGGAACTTGGAATTAAAAAAGTAATAAAAGATGCAGAGTGCATAAAGGTACCTATGGCAGATGGAGGAGAAGGAACTGTAGAAGCTTTAGTAGAAGCAACAAAAGGAACAATTCATAAAGTTAAGGTTACAGCTCCTTTAGGAAATGAAATAGAAGCTATTTTTGGAGTGTTAGGAAATAAAACTACAGCAGTTATAGAAATGGCAAGTGCAAGTGGAATACATTTAGTTAAGAGAGAAGAAAGAAACCCACTTATAACTACAACTTATGGAACAGGAGAAATTATAAAAAAAGCTCTTGATTTAGGTGTAAAGCATATAGTTATAGGAATCGGTGGAAGTGCAACTAATGATGGTGGAGCAGGAATGATTCAAGCATTAGGTGGAAAGATTTTAGATAACAGTGGAAATGAAATAGGTTTTGGTGGTGGTGAACTATCAAAAGTAGAAAAAATAGATTTAACTAATTTAGATAAAAGACTAAAAGATGTAACTATAGAAGTTGCTTGTGATGTTACAAATCCATTAATAGGAGATACTGGAGCATCAGCTATATTTGGACCACAAAAAGGTGCTACAGAAGAAATGGTTAAAATATTAGATAACAATCTTTCAAACTTTGCAAAAGTAATAAAGAAAGATTTAGGAAAAGATGTAGCGAGTGTAGAAGGAGCAGGAGCAGCTGGTGGATTAGGAGCAGCTTTATTAGCCTTTTTAGATGCAAAATTAGAAAAAGGTATAGAACTTGTAATAAAACATACAGAACTTAAAGAAAAAGTAAAGGGTGCAACTTTTGTATTTACAGGAGAAGGTGCTATAGATAGCCAAACTATTTATGGTAAAACACCAATGGGAGTAGCTAAAACAGCTAAAGAAGAAGGCGTTAAAACTATTGCTTTTGCTGGGAAAGTTTCAGAAGGAGTAGAAAATTTATATCCTATAGGAATAGAAGCTATTTTTAGTATAATGCAAGGTGTATCTACTTTAGATGAAGCGTTAAGAGACGGAAAAGAAAATCTAGCTAAAACAGTAGAAAATGTAGTTAGATTAATAAATGTAAAATAA
- the gltX gene encoding glutamate--tRNA ligase — protein sequence MSLEKLAEIIFPGIDKTPEYYIEKYPKRELKEGAVVCRYAPSPTGFQHIGGVFAALINERLASQTEGVFYLRIEDTDQKREVAGAIEDTIATMHNFGMDFNEGMTGTDTLKGNYGPYRQSQRAEIYKTFAKDLVKKGLAYPCFCTPEELAELREKQTAEKITPGYYGEYAKYRNLTSEEAIEKIEKGESYIIRLKSPGNIENRVEFHDLIKGDVHFPENNQDIVLIKGDGLPTYHFAHAIDDALMRTTHVIRGEEWLSSLPIHVQLFDVLGLERPEYAHIPTIMKNDNGSKRKLSKRKDAEAAVSYYKEVGYPMVSVIEYLLNIINSTFEEWRVENPLVDYHDFEIALDKMSKSGALFDIVKLNDVSKEVICKMKPEVVYNYYTTWAKEFDKEMFELVTANETMTKEIFNIDKEGPKPRKDFAKWEDVKEKIFYFYDELFAKETADQVELPKTLSLENAKAIIEAYAKEFTFNIGSQEAWFDELKEIGLKLGYCANRKEYKANPDQYKGMISDVAGAVRAALSHRTNTPDLYTIMQIMGEEKVKDRFNKFLNI from the coding sequence ATGAGTTTAGAAAAATTAGCTGAAATTATTTTCCCTGGTATTGACAAAACACCAGAATATTACATCGAAAAATATCCAAAGAGAGAATTAAAGGAAGGTGCAGTAGTTTGTAGATATGCTCCATCACCAACAGGATTCCAACATATAGGTGGAGTATTTGCTGCATTAATAAATGAAAGATTAGCAAGTCAAACAGAAGGTGTTTTCTATTTAAGAATAGAAGATACAGATCAAAAAAGAGAAGTAGCAGGAGCTATTGAAGATACTATAGCTACTATGCATAATTTTGGAATGGACTTTAATGAAGGTATGACAGGAACAGATACATTAAAGGGAAATTATGGTCCATATAGACAAAGTCAAAGAGCAGAAATATATAAGACTTTTGCTAAGGATTTAGTTAAAAAAGGTTTAGCATATCCATGTTTCTGTACACCAGAAGAATTAGCAGAGCTTCGTGAAAAACAAACAGCTGAAAAAATCACACCAGGATATTATGGAGAATATGCTAAATATAGAAACTTAACTTCAGAAGAAGCTATAGAAAAAATAGAAAAAGGTGAAAGCTACATTATAAGACTTAAGTCACCAGGAAATATAGAAAATAGAGTAGAATTTCATGATTTAATAAAGGGTGATGTACATTTCCCAGAAAATAATCAAGATATAGTCTTAATAAAAGGTGACGGACTTCCTACATATCATTTTGCACATGCTATAGATGATGCATTAATGAGAACTACTCATGTTATAAGAGGTGAAGAATGGTTATCATCACTTCCAATACATGTTCAATTATTTGATGTTTTAGGATTAGAGAGACCAGAATATGCTCACATTCCAACAATAATGAAAAATGATAATGGTTCAAAGAGAAAATTATCAAAGAGAAAAGATGCAGAAGCAGCAGTTTCTTATTATAAAGAAGTTGGGTATCCAATGGTTTCAGTAATAGAGTACTTATTAAATATAATAAACTCAACATTTGAAGAGTGGAGAGTTGAAAATCCATTAGTTGATTATCACGATTTTGAAATAGCATTAGATAAAATGAGCAAGAGTGGAGCATTATTTGACATAGTTAAGTTAAATGATGTAAGTAAGGAAGTAATCTGTAAGATGAAACCAGAAGTAGTTTATAACTACTATACAACTTGGGCAAAAGAGTTTGATAAAGAAATGTTTGAATTAGTAACAGCTAATGAAACTATGACTAAAGAAATCTTTAATATAGACAAAGAAGGTCCAAAGCCAAGAAAAGACTTTGCTAAATGGGAAGATGTTAAAGAAAAAATATTCTATTTCTATGATGAATTATTTGCTAAAGAAACAGCAGATCAAGTAGAATTACCAAAGACATTATCTCTTGAAAATGCAAAAGCTATAATCGAAGCTTATGCAAAGGAATTTACTTTTAACATAGGTAGCCAAGAAGCTTGGTTTGATGAATTAAAAGAAATTGGGTTAAAATTAGGATATTGTGCAAATAGAAAAGAATATAAAGCTAATCCAGATCAATACAAGGGTATGATTTCAGACGTAGCAGGAGCTGTAAGAGCAGCTTTATCACATAGAACAAATACTCCAGATCTTTATACTATAATGCAAATTATGGGAGAAGAAAAAGTTAAAGATAGATTTAATAAGTTTTTAAATATATAA